Part of the Myxococcus guangdongensis genome is shown below.
GGACGAGGACTTCACGTCCTTGTCCGCGTTGCCGCCGCTGGCCAGGTTGCCGCCCTTCTTGTCGCCGCCGGGCGTCCCCGCGTCGTCCTCGCCGCCGAAGCCGCGCTTGAAGTTGCGAATCGCGCTGCCCAGGGACGAGCCGAGCTGCGGCAGCCGCGTGGCTCCAAAGAGGAGCAGCAGCACAAACAGGATGAGAAGAAGTTCCATCGGCTTCAGCCCCAGCATCACGGCTCCTTCGTGAAAACGGGCGGAGCATACCGGGGGGCGACGTCGACCGCCAGCAAGAGCGGCGGTGTCATGCCTGGAGGGCCGCTGGCTCTGCGAGCACGGCGCCCGGCACCGCCGTCAGGGTGATGAAGAGGGAGCTGCCGGACGGATCCGTCTCCACCCCCACGCTCCCCCCGTGCGCCTCCACCTCCTGGCGGGCCAGGTAGATGCGCAGCGGATCCTCCAGCTTCTTCTCCCGGAAGGCCCGCTCCTCGCGCCGGAACACGACGGAGGCGTCCTCGTCCGACAGCGGCACCCCTTCGCGGCGCACCTCCACCCGCACCCGAGGGGCGCCGGGGTGGATGCGCAGGTGGATGACCTCCCCGGCCTGAGCGCGGGAGAGCTGGTAGAGGATGAAGGCCTCCAGCGCGTGCTGGATGCGGGCGCCGTCCACGCTCACCTCGGGCTGGGGCTCGCTCGGGTCCAGGTCCAACACGAGCGCCACGTTGGCGGCGGTGGCCGCCGCGCGCTGGCGCTCCATGGCCGCGTCGAGCAGGGGCAGGAGCGACTGGCGCTCCGGCTCGCAGGCGAGCGAGCCCAGGTCGGCGCGGCTGGAGTCGAAGAAGTCCTGCGAGAAGGACAGCGAGCGGTCCGCGTTGCGCAGGATGGTCTCCAGCCCGCGCTGCACCTTGGGCTCCAGCGGCGAGCGTCCGTTGAGCAGCAGCGCGGCATAGGAGCGGATGTTGGCCAGTGAGCCGCGCAGGTCATGGGACGCCATGCCCAGGTAGCGCACCCGCCGGCGGTTGTCGGCCTCGTCCCAGGCCACGGGGAAGGTCCACCACAGCTGGCCTCCGTCGCCCAGGGGCTCCTCTCCGGCGAGCAGGACGCGGTCGTCGTCCTTCTCCCAGAGGCGGGCGTCCCCGGCGCGGCGCTGGAAGCCCGCGGCGCCCAGGAGCGCGTCCAGGGAGCTCACGTCGGCGGGCAGCTCCTGGAGGCCCAGATGCTCGAGGAGCAGGCTGCCCAGCAGGCGTGGCGGCCCCTGCGTGGGGACGAGGACGAGGCCAGGCGCTTCCGCCGTGCTGCCAGCTCCCATCTCCCCTGGGCTCCTCACGTTTTCCACCTCCCGTCCAGCAGGTCACGGAAAGGGTGGGGCGTGACTGTCGGTTTTGCAACGTGCACCCCCGCCGCGTGCGGGGAGCGCGTTTTTGTTGCGCCGCCGGGTGGGAGGATGGTGGAAGAATCCCCAGCGTCGCACCGAGGGAGACTGCCCTGACTCCGCCTAACACACAGCCTGATGGTGCCCCTGTCGTCCTCGTGGTGGATGACGACCCGGACATCCTCGAAGCCCTCTCCGAAATCCTCGAAGCCGAGGGCTTCGTCATCCGCCGAGCGCGCAACGGCAAGGAGGCCCTGGAGCGCCTCGAGCCGGAGCCCCCCCACCTCATCCTGCTGGATTTGATGATGCCGGTGATGGACGGGTGGGAGTTCGCCCAGCGCATGCGCCAGAAGCCGCCGGCCATCGCGAACATCCCCCTCATCGTCCTCAGCGCGGACCGCAACGTGGGCAGCAAGGCCGCGGACATCGGCGCGGTGGGGCACCTGGCCAAACCGTTCGAGCTCAATGATCTGCTCAGCATGGTGCGCCGCTCACTGCCCTCGTCGGTGGTGAACACGACCAGCGCGTGATGAACACGGCGCATCTGATGCCTTGACCTACCCGGGGGGCGACATTACGGTCCCCCCGTCTTGATTCTCCAATCAACGACCAGGCCAAGGAGCGAGCCATGACGACCGCGAAGGAAATCATCGAGACCGAGATTCCGCAGAAGCTCACGGCGAAGCCGGAGCTGGCGAAGGAGGTCAACGCCATCATCCACTTCGACGTCTCCGGTGACGGTGGCGGGAAGTGGACGCTGGACCTGACCAAGGATGCGGGCTGGGTCAGCGCGGGCCACGAGGGTGCGTCGAAGATGACCATCCTGGTGAGCAACGACGACTTCGTGAAGATCAAGAACAAGACGCTCAACCCCCAGATGGCGGCCATGCAGGGCAAGCTGAAGTTCAAGCCCATGGACATGGGCCTCGCGATGAAGCTCGCGAAGATTCTGGGGTAGTGGTCGTTTGAGTGAGTCACGTGCGGCGCGCCCCCGTCCTTGGGAGCGCGCCGCGTGTCGTTTCGGGCCCCCCGAGCACCTCCAGGAGAGACTCCCATGTCGACGTTGCCGCTGAAGGGTTTGCGCGTGCTGGACTTGTCGCGCCTGTTGCCCGGTCCCTACGCCACGCTGGTGCTGGCGGACCTGGGCGCCACGGTGGTGAAGGTGGAGGAGCCGGAGGGCGGCGACTACGTCCGGGCGATGCCTCCGTCGCGGGACGACGTGGGGGCGTTGTTCTACGGGCTCAACCGGAACAAGCGCTCGTTGACGTTGAACCTCAAGACGCCCGAGGGGCGCGAGGCGCTCAAGAGGCTGGCGCGCACGCACGACGTGCTGGTGGAGAGCTTCCGTCCGGGTGTCATGGACAAGCTGGGCGTGGGGGAGGCGGTGCTGCGCGCGGAGAACCCCCGGCTCGTCTTCTGCTCCATCTCCGGGTACGGGCAGACGGGGCCGGACCGGCTGAAGGCGGGGCATGACCTGAACTACATCGCCCGTGCGGGCCTCCTGGGCTACGGCGGCGAGGCGGGTGGGGCGCCGGCGTTCCCGGGCGTGCAGATGGGCGACATCGGCGGCGGGAGTCTCTTCGCGCTGGTGGGCATCCTGGCCGCGCTGTACGAGCGCGAGCGCACGGGGCAGGGGCGCTTCGTGGACGTGTCGATGACGGACGGGTCCACGGCGTTCCTGCACATGCACCTGGCGGCGCGGCTCTTCATGGGCGAGCAGGGCGCGCCCCTGGAGCGCGGGCGCGAGGCGCTCAACGGCGGGTATGCGTGCTACGGCCTGTACCGCACGGCGGATGACCGGTGGCTGGCGGTGGGCGCGCTGGAGCCGAAGTTCTTCTCGGGCGTTTGTGAGCGGCTGGAGCGGCCGGACCTGATGGAGGACGCGTATGCGCCAGGGGAGGCGGGGGCGCGGGTGAAGGCGGAGCTGACGAAGTTGTTCGCGTCGAAGCCGCTGGCGCACTGGGCGGAGAAGTTCGCGGGCTCGGACCTGTGCGTGGAGCCGGTGGCGGAAGGGGACGACGTGCTGAAGGACGCGCAGCTGCGGGCTCGTGGGCTCTTCGTCGAGGCGGAGGACTCCCGATTGGGCAAGGTGACGCACCTGCTGACGCCGCTGCGCATGGGGCCCACGCCGCTGCGCGAGCCGCCCGCGCTGGGCCAGCACTCGCGCGAGGTGCTCGCCGAGGCGGGCTTCACCGAGGAGGAGATGGCGCGGCTGGGCGTGTGATGCCTCGGGGGCTCCACAGCGCTTCTCCTCGGGCGGCGTGGCAGGTGTCGCCCACCAGGTCGAGCGCGAGCTGCGGGTCTCGCGCCGCCACCGAGGCAGGGGCCGCGAGCAGGCCCGTCTGGTCCATCCGGCGCACCGTGTTCTCCAGATACCGGCGCGCCCGCTCCACCGTCTGTTGCTGCGCGGGGGTCGGGCGCCAGCCCATGTCTTCCCTCAAGCGCCCGAGGGTCTCCAGCAGGTGCCCCTGGAACTTCAGCATCTGCGCGAGGACGCGCTCGCGCTCCGCGGGCGCCGAGGCCCACGCGGACTCGTACTGCCGCGTCTCCGAGTCCAGCCGATACAGCAGCACGTCCACCTGCGCCGCGAGCCGCTGCCTCCAGGCCTCGCGCACCGACGCGTGGCGCGCCCAGCCGGCCACCGCCTGGAAGTAGTGCAGCCCGCCACAGGGATGCGCGTAGATGCCCTGGCCCCGCTTGGGCACCTCGGGCCTCTTCGCCTTCAGGCCCTCGGCCAGCTCCGCGTTCGCCGCCTCCAGCGCCACGAGTGCGCGGGTCATCACCGCGTCCACACTCACCCGTTGCCCCGTCGAATCTCGAAACGAGTCCCCAGGCCGCGAACTCAGCGAGAGCACCTCCAGCATCCACGCGCTCTCGCTGGACTCCACCTGCGCCATCCGGAAGTCGAGCTTCACGTCCTCCACGAGCTCGCGCAGCGTCACCTCGCCCCATGCCGTCTTGAAGCGCTGTGACAAAGGCAACCCGGACGCAAGCAGCGTCTTCACCTGGAGCGCCGGATGCGGATCCACCGGCGTGCCCTCTGGCGTGAACGGCTCGAAGTAGACGTCCACCCGGCTCGAAGCGGGTTGTTCCCGCCCGGACGCACGGCGCAGGAAGTCCGCCACCACGACCTCCGATGCGAGCCGTCCATCCGCCGCGCGGAACGCACGCCCGTCCAGCGCCATGCCATGCGCGAGCGCCCACGGAGCGCGCGCATCCGAGGCCCACGCACGGCACCGGGACGCCAGCTCACGCGCGAGCGGCGAGGGCTCTGCTCGAGCCACTGGGGTGAAGAGACAGGGGAGGCACGCCAGGAGACGGAGCGCGCGCCGGGCGAAGGTCGCCCCCGACGCGCGCTCGTCCATCCTAGACGGCCTGCTCGGGCGTGGTCCCGAGCCGCTTCAGCACCCGCTCCAGGAGACCGAAGAGGGCCTCCTGGTCATCGGGGGGAAGCAGGTCCAACATCCGCCGCAGCCCCTGGTCCACGCTGCGGCTGATGAGGGTGAAGAGCTTGACGCCCTCCGGGGTGAGCTGCGCGACGACGGCGCGCCGGTCCTCGGCGTCCCTCGTGCGCTCCACCATCTTCATGTCCTCCAGCCGGTCCACCACGCCGGTGATGGTCTTCTTCGTGATTCCGACCCGCTGGGCCAGGACGCCCACGTGCGTGGGGCCGTCGTTGCCCAGCCACATCAGCACGTGGATCTGCGTGGGGGTGAGCTGGTTGCTCTCGCAGATTCCGTGCAGCGGATCCCTCAACGAGCGGTAGCGCCCGAGCTGGATGATGAGGTCGTGCAGCCGCCGCGACGCGGGAGTGGAGGTGTCCTCCTCGGGGGGCGCCTCGTACGAGGTGCTCCCGTCGTCGGGGGTCTCCAGCTCCTCCTCGCCCGCGCCCGTCGGCTGCACGCGGAGGGCCGGTCTGTTGGCCGGCACTCGCATCAGGCCGTCTCCACTCGCGCGGCGGCGGCCACCGCGGGCTTCCCGCTGTGCGGGTCCACGGCGTGCGGCGTGCCGTGGTCCGGAGCGGAGCCCGGGCCCTTCTTGCGCTTGAACTTCTCGGTGAGCTGGTCCAGCAGCGAGTACACCACCGGCACCACGGCCAGCGTCAGCACCGTGGAGGTGATGAGACCGCCGATGATGGTGATGGCCATGGGCGCGCGCGTCTCGGCGCCGTCACCGCGGGCGATCGCCACCGGCACCATGCCGGCGATCATCGCGATGGTGGTCATGAGAATCGGACGCAGACGCACCGGGGCGGCGCCGAGCAGCGCCTCCGTGGCCGTCTTGCCCTCTTCACGAAGCTGCAGCGTGAAGTCCACCAGGAGGATGCCGTTCTTCACCACCAGACCCATGAGCATGATGACGCCGATGAGGGCGAACATGGACATGGCCTGCCCGGTGATGAGCAGCGCGCCGATGGCGCCGATGAAGGCGAAGGGCAAGGACAGCATGATGGTGAACGGGTGGACCAGGCTCTCGAACTGGGCCGCCAGAATCATGTACACGAGGATGATGCCGAGCAGC
Proteins encoded:
- a CDS encoding SCP2 sterol-binding domain-containing protein, whose amino-acid sequence is MTTAKEIIETEIPQKLTAKPELAKEVNAIIHFDVSGDGGGKWTLDLTKDAGWVSAGHEGASKMTILVSNDDFVKIKNKTLNPQMAAMQGKLKFKPMDMGLAMKLAKILG
- a CDS encoding sensor histidine kinase, with product MGAGSTAEAPGLVLVPTQGPPRLLGSLLLEHLGLQELPADVSSLDALLGAAGFQRRAGDARLWEKDDDRVLLAGEEPLGDGGQLWWTFPVAWDEADNRRRVRYLGMASHDLRGSLANIRSYAALLLNGRSPLEPKVQRGLETILRNADRSLSFSQDFFDSSRADLGSLACEPERQSLLPLLDAAMERQRAAATAANVALVLDLDPSEPQPEVSVDGARIQHALEAFILYQLSRAQAGEVIHLRIHPGAPRVRVEVRREGVPLSDEDASVVFRREERAFREKKLEDPLRIYLARQEVEAHGGSVGVETDPSGSSLFITLTAVPGAVLAEPAALQA
- a CDS encoding MarR family winged helix-turn-helix transcriptional regulator, whose amino-acid sequence is MRVPANRPALRVQPTGAGEEELETPDDGSTSYEAPPEEDTSTPASRRLHDLIIQLGRYRSLRDPLHGICESNQLTPTQIHVLMWLGNDGPTHVGVLAQRVGITKKTITGVVDRLEDMKMVERTRDAEDRRAVVAQLTPEGVKLFTLISRSVDQGLRRMLDLLPPDDQEALFGLLERVLKRLGTTPEQAV
- a CDS encoding CaiB/BaiF CoA transferase family protein, with translation MSTLPLKGLRVLDLSRLLPGPYATLVLADLGATVVKVEEPEGGDYVRAMPPSRDDVGALFYGLNRNKRSLTLNLKTPEGREALKRLARTHDVLVESFRPGVMDKLGVGEAVLRAENPRLVFCSISGYGQTGPDRLKAGHDLNYIARAGLLGYGGEAGGAPAFPGVQMGDIGGGSLFALVGILAALYERERTGQGRFVDVSMTDGSTAFLHMHLAARLFMGEQGAPLERGREALNGGYACYGLYRTADDRWLAVGALEPKFFSGVCERLERPDLMEDAYAPGEAGARVKAELTKLFASKPLAHWAEKFAGSDLCVEPVAEGDDVLKDAQLRARGLFVEAEDSRLGKVTHLLTPLRMGPTPLREPPALGQHSREVLAEAGFTEEEMARLGV
- the tatA gene encoding twin-arginine translocase TatA/TatE family subunit translates to MELLLILFVLLLLFGATRLPQLGSSLGSAIRNFKRGFGGEDDAGTPGGDKKGGNLASGGNADKDVKSSSPSSHA
- a CDS encoding response regulator codes for the protein MVDDDPDILEALSEILEAEGFVIRRARNGKEALERLEPEPPHLILLDLMMPVMDGWEFAQRMRQKPPAIANIPLIVLSADRNVGSKAADIGAVGHLAKPFELNDLLSMVRRSLPSSVVNTTSA